One genomic window of Hymenobacter sp. J193 includes the following:
- a CDS encoding NCS1 family nucleobase:cation symporter-1, whose protein sequence is MQVLSTPVNDQPSAGLTSPDLAPVPAAARTWTSANYAALWISMSLCIPTYMLASSLIEGGMNWWQALLTIFLGNTVVLVPMLLNGHAGAKYGIPFPVFARASFGVRGANVPALLRAIIACGWFGIQTWIGGYALYQMAVLWVPGLATLPAVFPASWGLATGPAITFFLFWVLNMYVVYLGVDSIKKLLVFKAFFLPVAATALLWWAISAGHGLGPILAQPAKFASSAEFWAFFFPSLTGMVGFWATLSLNIPDFTRYAISQRAQVLGQALGLPSSMTLFSFVGVVVTSATFVIYGQTIWDPVVLAGKFDSKVLVSVAMLAVALSTLATNIAANIVSPANDFANFAPEKISFTTGGYITGVIGLLIFPWKLIADPSGYIFTWLVGYSALLGPIGGIMIADYYLLRHQQLHVPDLYQYQGRYTYQNGINYAGMLALGIGILPNIPGFLQAVGAVPAGSVWPWLAAVYNYAWFVGFLLAGGLYVLLMRPQTRLSVSPPLAAAEVA, encoded by the coding sequence ATGCAAGTACTTTCTACCCCGGTAAACGACCAGCCCAGCGCCGGCCTCACCAGTCCTGATCTGGCCCCCGTACCCGCCGCGGCCCGCACCTGGACCAGCGCCAACTACGCCGCCCTGTGGATCAGCATGAGCTTGTGCATTCCCACGTATATGCTGGCCAGCTCGCTGATTGAAGGCGGCATGAACTGGTGGCAGGCACTGCTGACTATTTTCCTGGGCAACACGGTGGTGCTGGTGCCCATGCTGCTCAACGGGCACGCCGGGGCTAAATACGGTATTCCGTTCCCGGTCTTTGCGCGCGCGTCGTTTGGGGTGCGTGGGGCCAACGTGCCCGCTCTCTTGCGTGCAATTATTGCCTGCGGCTGGTTTGGCATTCAGACGTGGATTGGCGGCTACGCCCTCTACCAGATGGCCGTGCTCTGGGTGCCGGGGCTGGCCACGCTGCCGGCCGTGTTTCCAGCTTCCTGGGGCCTGGCAACGGGACCGGCCATAACCTTTTTCCTGTTCTGGGTGCTGAACATGTACGTGGTGTACTTGGGCGTCGACAGCATCAAGAAGCTGCTGGTGTTCAAGGCGTTTTTCCTGCCGGTGGCGGCAACAGCTTTGCTGTGGTGGGCCATTTCGGCTGGCCACGGCTTGGGGCCGATTCTGGCGCAGCCGGCCAAATTTGCTTCTTCGGCCGAGTTCTGGGCGTTTTTCTTTCCCTCGCTCACGGGTATGGTAGGCTTCTGGGCCACGCTTTCCCTCAACATCCCCGATTTCACCCGCTACGCCATCAGTCAGCGGGCTCAGGTGCTGGGGCAGGCCCTGGGGTTGCCTTCGTCCATGACGCTGTTTTCCTTTGTGGGCGTGGTGGTTACGTCGGCCACGTTCGTGATTTACGGACAAACCATCTGGGACCCGGTGGTACTGGCTGGTAAGTTCGACAGCAAAGTGCTGGTGAGCGTGGCCATGCTGGCCGTAGCGCTTTCCACCCTGGCCACCAACATTGCCGCCAACATCGTTAGTCCAGCCAACGACTTCGCCAACTTCGCCCCCGAGAAAATATCCTTCACCACGGGCGGCTACATCACCGGCGTCATCGGCTTGCTGATCTTCCCCTGGAAGCTCATAGCCGACCCCTCCGGCTATATCTTCACCTGGCTGGTAGGCTACTCGGCGCTGCTGGGTCCCATCGGCGGCATCATGATAGCCGACTACTACCTGCTGCGCCATCAGCAACTCCACGTACCGGACTTATACCAGTACCAGGGCCGGTACACCTACCAAAACGGCATCAACTACGCCGGCATGCTGGCTTTGGGCATCGGCATTCTACCCAACATTCCCGGCTTTTTGCAAGCTGTGGGTGCCGTGCCAGCGGGGAGCGTGTGGCCCTGGCTGGCGGCCGTGTACAACTACGCCTGGTTTGTAGGCTTTCTGCTGGCCGGTGGCCTCTACGTGCTGCTGATGCGCCCCCAAACCCGCCTGTCCGTATCGCCCCCACTGGCTGCCGCAGAGGTAGCTTGA
- a CDS encoding sulfatase-like hydrolase/transferase, which produces MPSSPLVRLRRYLGSAWGLWLLLGGYVALVEMRPGRLYYILTYLLFQESVTQLLGYLLCLGLAVAGLLALWLNRARLLYSLGSALWLVCLAVSLTYRLIIGYNFMYSDAVLAWNNRALAGVALQSYAGQLAGAVLGASLVLAGLHWLRQRIAWRAAPVSALLLPLAGAAIYAQIKWTTGTVDDFPALYRVPLTLLAAITDQLPQPQRAPVPVAPVAPGVPHLFLVVDESITASELTLQDSALRTTPFLYSVRGQLHDFGVASATINQSAGSNIALMSGTRPAELPDTRYRTFARTSIFQFAKRAGYATYYIDAQLGGDVLQNFMSPEDLRYIDHVERPAAQQPQLAYYERDMVVAARLRELARQPRKVFTYVVKAGAHWPYARTYPADSAFFRPVLSPRSLYKDQNRTLNTYHNAVRWTVDEFWRKLMTDIVPRDSAVVVYTSDHGQNLTTSGVAVSHASVYETSPQEVAVPLWVWDAGKQVTFPPTAVTGPGRSHFDIFPTLLRLQGYAPAWVAQHYGSSLLDAPTQEPRRFMTGDLFGRGPHALQPFQWPLAQSVK; this is translated from the coding sequence ATGCCTTCATCTCCGCTTGTCCGTCTGCGCCGGTACCTGGGCTCTGCCTGGGGGCTTTGGCTGTTGCTGGGCGGCTACGTGGCCCTGGTAGAAATGCGCCCCGGCCGCCTCTACTATATCCTGACGTACCTGCTATTTCAGGAAAGCGTAACGCAACTGCTGGGCTACCTGCTGTGCCTGGGCCTGGCAGTGGCCGGGCTGCTGGCGCTGTGGCTCAACCGCGCCCGGCTGCTGTATAGCTTGGGCAGCGCGCTGTGGCTTGTATGCCTGGCAGTCAGCCTCACGTACCGCCTTATTATCGGCTACAACTTCATGTACTCGGATGCAGTGCTGGCCTGGAACAACCGCGCCCTGGCCGGGGTAGCCCTGCAAAGCTACGCCGGTCAGCTGGCCGGGGCGGTGCTGGGCGCCAGCCTAGTGCTGGCCGGCCTGCACTGGCTGCGGCAGCGCATAGCCTGGCGCGCGGCCCCGGTTTCGGCGCTGCTGCTGCCGCTGGCGGGAGCGGCCATCTATGCCCAGATAAAATGGACCACCGGCACCGTCGATGACTTCCCGGCTTTGTACCGGGTGCCGCTCACGCTGCTGGCAGCCATTACCGACCAGCTGCCCCAGCCCCAGCGGGCGCCCGTGCCGGTGGCCCCCGTGGCACCAGGCGTGCCCCATTTGTTTCTGGTGGTGGATGAAAGCATTACGGCCTCGGAGCTGACGCTGCAAGATTCTGCTTTGCGCACTACGCCCTTTCTGTATTCGGTGCGCGGGCAGCTCCACGACTTTGGGGTGGCCAGCGCCACCATCAACCAAAGCGCGGGCTCCAACATTGCCCTGATGAGCGGTACCCGCCCCGCGGAGCTGCCCGACACCCGGTACCGCACGTTTGCCCGCACCAGCATCTTTCAGTTTGCCAAGCGGGCCGGCTATGCCACGTACTATATTGATGCCCAACTGGGCGGCGACGTGCTGCAGAACTTCATGAGCCCCGAGGATCTGCGCTACATCGACCACGTGGAGCGCCCCGCCGCGCAGCAGCCCCAGCTGGCCTACTATGAGCGCGACATGGTGGTGGCCGCGCGGCTACGCGAGCTGGCCCGGCAGCCGCGCAAAGTTTTCACCTACGTAGTAAAAGCCGGCGCCCACTGGCCCTACGCCCGCACTTACCCGGCCGACTCAGCGTTTTTTCGCCCCGTCCTTTCCCCGCGCAGCCTCTACAAAGACCAGAACCGGACCCTCAATACCTACCACAACGCCGTGCGCTGGACCGTGGACGAGTTCTGGCGCAAACTAATGACGGACATTGTGCCCCGGGACAGCGCCGTGGTGGTGTACACCTCCGACCACGGCCAGAACCTGACGACCTCGGGTGTGGCTGTTTCGCATGCGTCGGTGTATGAAACCTCGCCCCAGGAAGTAGCCGTGCCACTCTGGGTCTGGGACGCCGGTAAGCAGGTGACTTTTCCTCCAACGGCCGTAACCGGCCCGGGCCGCAGTCACTTCGATATATTCCCGACGCTGCTGCGGCTGCAGGGCTACGCGCCGGCCTGGGTGGCGCAGCACTACGGCTCCTCCCTGCTGGACGCCCCGACCCAAGAACCCCGCCGGTTCATGACGGGTGACTTGTTCGGGCGGGGGCCGCACGCACTGCAGCCTTTCCAGTGGCCGCTCGCGCAGTCGGTGAAGTAG
- a CDS encoding DUF418 domain-containing protein: protein MNAPVPASPPPASRRDDLLDILRGVGLVGVGAVNLVAFNYDSAYVAEYATQFPQAGQQLGFTVFMIFLKGKFYPIMALVFGLAAALALEAKGPMPFVRRALVLGGLGLLQLAFIWNGDVLHQYALMSLLLLSIRWWPPTVRLSLATVLFLLSFAPIGSTADAPPLVFATIRESLQHGSFTEVTRTRLGLSSFSFWSPEALVFQARIFAWLLLGHFLGEQARYRRWVQRRPALRLLGAALAALVGAGILLQVSGLRGEEPSNPALAALKLGLVAVFYAGNVLVLVSAPLVWNTTDFGRQLLTWLAPLGRMSLTHYLFQNLLYSLLFYGYGLGLYATLPPLALLAAYVPLILLQTLISGWWLRRFRQGPLEWLLLRLTHSSPVLPG, encoded by the coding sequence ATGAATGCTCCTGTGCCTGCCTCCCCGCCCCCAGCCTCCCGGCGCGACGACCTGCTGGATATTCTGCGCGGGGTGGGGCTGGTGGGCGTAGGGGCCGTCAACCTGGTGGCTTTCAACTATGACAGCGCCTACGTGGCCGAGTACGCCACGCAGTTCCCGCAGGCCGGGCAGCAGCTGGGGTTCACGGTTTTCATGATTTTTCTGAAAGGGAAATTCTACCCCATCATGGCGCTTGTGTTTGGGCTGGCGGCGGCCCTGGCCCTGGAAGCCAAAGGCCCTATGCCGTTCGTGCGGCGGGCTTTGGTGCTGGGTGGGCTGGGGCTGCTGCAGCTGGCCTTTATCTGGAACGGGGACGTGCTGCATCAGTATGCCCTTATGAGTCTGTTGCTGCTGAGCATCCGGTGGTGGCCGCCCACGGTGCGGCTAAGCCTAGCGACTGTCCTGTTTCTGCTTAGCTTCGCCCCTATCGGATCAACTGCCGACGCACCTCCACTAGTGTTTGCCACTATCCGGGAGAGCCTGCAGCACGGCTCCTTTACCGAGGTTACCCGGACACGGTTGGGACTGAGCAGCTTCAGTTTCTGGTCACCGGAGGCGCTGGTGTTTCAGGCCCGAATCTTTGCCTGGCTGCTGCTGGGACACTTCCTGGGCGAGCAGGCCCGCTACCGGCGCTGGGTGCAGCGCCGGCCGGCGCTAAGGCTGCTGGGCGCGGCCCTGGCAGCTTTGGTGGGAGCAGGCATCCTGCTGCAGGTTTCCGGCCTGCGCGGGGAAGAACCCAGCAATCCGGCACTTGCCGCGCTGAAACTGGGCCTGGTAGCGGTGTTCTATGCCGGCAACGTGCTGGTGCTGGTTTCGGCTCCACTGGTATGGAACACCACCGACTTCGGGCGCCAGCTGCTGACCTGGCTGGCGCCCCTGGGCCGCATGTCACTCACTCATTACCTGTTCCAGAACCTGCTGTACAGCCTGCTTTTCTACGGCTACGGCCTGGGTTTGTACGCTACACTACCGCCTCTCGCGCTCTTGGCCGCCTACGTCCCACTCATTCTGCTACAGACACTGATTTCGGGCTGGTGGCTACGCCGTTTCCGGCAGGGTCCGCTGGAATGGCTGCTGCTTCGGCTCACGCACTCCTCGCCTGTTTTACCCGGGTAA
- a CDS encoding OB-fold-containig protein: protein MTELLQAAVSPPNLLATGLLIFVLLYWLTVIVGLLDFKTLDLDLHVDSTHDVPHDAHLSVAWLNHALAFFNLGRVPLMVFVSFLALPLWVGSILTNYYTHNSSLLLGLAFCLPLFIGSLLVAKVLTTPFVKLFATLEQDQSGSNPIGKVCTLLLPASHERLGQATVRTNGDTLMLNVKAASAATELRKGDTALVIDYHAPSRCYLIEPYDEAS, encoded by the coding sequence ATGACCGAACTCCTACAAGCGGCGGTTTCCCCGCCTAATCTGCTGGCTACGGGCCTGCTGATTTTCGTGCTGCTGTACTGGCTTACGGTCATCGTTGGGCTGCTCGATTTCAAGACCCTGGATCTTGATCTGCACGTGGATAGCACCCACGATGTGCCCCACGATGCCCACCTGAGCGTAGCGTGGCTTAACCACGCCCTGGCATTTTTCAACCTGGGCCGGGTGCCGCTGATGGTGTTCGTGAGCTTTCTGGCTTTGCCGCTGTGGGTGGGCAGCATCCTCACAAATTACTACACGCACAACTCTTCCCTACTGCTGGGTCTAGCGTTTTGCCTCCCCCTGTTTATTGGCAGCCTGCTCGTAGCCAAAGTGCTGACTACTCCCTTCGTGAAGCTGTTTGCCACGCTGGAGCAGGATCAGTCGGGCAGCAACCCCATTGGCAAAGTCTGCACCCTGCTGCTGCCGGCCTCGCATGAGCGGCTGGGCCAGGCCACCGTGCGCACCAACGGCGACACGCTGATGCTGAACGTGAAAGCCGCCTCCGCCGCTACCGAGCTGCGCAAAGGCGACACGGCCCTGGTTATTGACTACCACGCGCCCAGTCGCTGCTACCTCATTGAGCCTTACGACGAAGCCAGCTAA
- a CDS encoding LexA family transcriptional regulator, with translation MSYVGKNIRKIRTVKKLSQAAFAELFGLARPSVGAYEEGRSEPKMETLIQIAQHFGLSVDLLLTKELTVNELYHFDIFQKEATPVPATKPAALADQQANVTPFVPADRLLEYIVQHHNTAFLDALMPLTFPHTLGPVTRAFEIVGAEMQHQQQGLRHQDVILCQRVELAAPTLRVQRIYAFVTQSKLLVRRLAERISTTHLKLRADNPDYGSEEFALDQALEIWEVKAVFTTHLRPPSRIEDRVLRLERQVEELLARLDG, from the coding sequence ATGTCCTACGTTGGCAAGAACATTCGCAAAATCCGAACGGTTAAGAAGCTGAGTCAAGCGGCTTTTGCCGAGTTGTTTGGCCTGGCCCGTCCCAGCGTGGGCGCCTATGAGGAGGGCCGATCAGAGCCCAAAATGGAGACGCTGATTCAGATTGCTCAGCATTTTGGCTTATCGGTTGATCTGCTACTAACGAAAGAACTGACGGTAAATGAGCTGTATCATTTCGACATCTTTCAGAAAGAAGCCACGCCCGTTCCGGCCACGAAGCCAGCCGCCCTGGCTGATCAGCAGGCCAACGTTACGCCCTTTGTGCCCGCCGACCGCTTGCTCGAATACATTGTGCAGCACCACAACACGGCTTTCCTGGATGCACTGATGCCCCTTACCTTTCCGCATACCCTGGGCCCGGTCACCCGCGCCTTTGAGATAGTGGGGGCCGAAATGCAGCACCAGCAGCAGGGCCTGCGCCACCAGGACGTTATTCTCTGCCAGCGCGTGGAGCTGGCCGCGCCCACTCTGCGGGTGCAGCGCATCTATGCCTTCGTAACGCAAAGCAAGCTGCTGGTGCGGCGCCTGGCCGAGCGGATATCAACCACCCACCTCAAGCTGCGCGCCGATAACCCTGATTATGGCTCAGAGGAATTTGCGCTGGATCAGGCCCTGGAAATCTGGGAGGTGAAGGCCGTATTTACCACTCACCTGCGCCCGCCTTCCCGCATCGAGGACCGGGTGCTGCGCCTGGAGCGGCAAGTGGAGGAATTGTTGGCGCGGCTGGACGGGTGA
- a CDS encoding YbjN domain-containing protein has product MAESYFAKIQRYLLELDFDIQHQDAASNILVVSKPELGIEHLVLGCGEPLLIMEQHLLDLPGPTCEVYQRLLQKNRDIIHGAFVLDDSGCKVIFRDTLQLEQLDRPELEAVFNSLALLLSEFSDELIAFSKTPSPQKP; this is encoded by the coding sequence ATGGCCGAGAGCTACTTCGCTAAAATCCAGCGCTACCTGCTGGAGCTGGACTTCGACATTCAGCACCAGGACGCAGCCTCCAACATTCTGGTGGTGAGCAAGCCGGAGTTGGGCATTGAGCATCTGGTGCTGGGCTGCGGCGAGCCCCTGCTGATTATGGAGCAGCACCTGCTGGATCTGCCCGGCCCCACCTGCGAGGTGTACCAGCGGCTGCTCCAGAAAAACCGCGACATCATCCACGGCGCCTTTGTGCTCGACGACTCGGGCTGCAAGGTCATTTTTCGCGACACGCTCCAGCTTGAGCAGCTCGACCGCCCCGAGCTGGAAGCCGTGTTCAACTCCCTGGCGTTGCTGCTCAGTGAATTCAGCGACGAACTGATTGCTTTTTCCAAGACTCCAAGCCCCCAAAAGCCATGA
- a CDS encoding homoserine dehydrogenase → MNRNDIRIGLFGFGVVGQGLHTVLERTPGLRARIGRIGVKDRTKARNLPAELFTFDRDEVLDDPTLNVIVELIDDADEAYRIVMGALRRGKAVVTANKKMLAEHLQELIDLQRETNTPLLYEAAACASLPVIRNLEEYYDTDLLEAVEGIINGSTNYILTAMHRDALTFSAALRKAQELGFAESNPALDVEGLDARNKLVLLLAHAFGLVARPEDILAVGITGISELASSYAREKGLVLKLVAEARRLPNGGVAAAVLPTLVRPEHELARVQDEYNGLITQSNFADRQFFLGKGAGAVPTASAVLSDLSALTYGYRYEYKKLHQQSALSLTPAAAEADILVTFGADHAPDRADFSTVHEYFHSQELGYYLTGTIGLEQLAQAAWLRLPGISIVRLPAPLRAVTTAPAPETNTIVQAAWATDEAVSPL, encoded by the coding sequence ATGAATCGTAACGACATCCGCATCGGCTTATTCGGATTCGGCGTGGTGGGCCAAGGCCTGCACACTGTGCTGGAACGCACGCCCGGCCTGCGGGCCCGCATCGGCCGCATCGGGGTGAAGGACCGCACCAAAGCCCGCAACCTGCCCGCCGAGCTATTCACCTTCGACCGCGACGAAGTGCTGGACGACCCCACGCTTAACGTCATTGTGGAGCTGATTGACGACGCCGACGAGGCCTACCGCATCGTGATGGGGGCGCTGCGCCGGGGCAAAGCCGTGGTAACGGCCAACAAGAAAATGCTGGCCGAGCACCTGCAGGAACTGATTGATTTGCAGCGCGAAACCAACACGCCCCTGCTCTACGAGGCCGCTGCCTGTGCATCCCTGCCCGTCATCCGCAACCTGGAGGAGTACTACGATACCGACCTGCTGGAAGCGGTGGAAGGCATCATCAACGGCTCCACCAACTATATCCTCACGGCCATGCACCGCGACGCGCTGACTTTCTCGGCGGCGCTGCGTAAGGCCCAGGAGCTGGGCTTCGCGGAAAGCAACCCCGCCCTCGACGTAGAAGGCCTCGACGCCCGCAACAAGCTGGTGCTGCTGCTGGCCCACGCGTTCGGGCTGGTAGCCCGGCCCGAGGACATTCTAGCCGTGGGCATAACCGGCATCAGTGAGCTGGCCAGCAGCTACGCCCGCGAAAAAGGCCTGGTGTTGAAGCTGGTAGCCGAAGCCCGCCGCCTGCCCAACGGGGGGGTAGCGGCGGCTGTGCTACCCACGCTGGTGCGCCCCGAGCACGAGCTGGCGCGCGTGCAGGACGAATACAACGGCCTCATTACCCAGAGCAACTTCGCCGACCGACAGTTTTTCCTGGGCAAAGGCGCCGGCGCTGTGCCGACTGCCTCGGCCGTACTCAGCGACCTGTCGGCCCTTACCTACGGCTACCGCTACGAGTACAAGAAGCTGCACCAGCAAAGCGCCCTGTCCCTCACTCCCGCCGCCGCTGAAGCTGACATACTGGTAACCTTCGGGGCCGACCACGCCCCCGACCGCGCCGACTTCAGCACCGTTCACGAGTATTTTCACTCCCAGGAGTTAGGCTACTACCTCACCGGCACCATTGGACTGGAGCAACTGGCGCAGGCTGCGTGGCTGCGGCTACCCGGCATCAGCATCGTGCGGCTGCCCGCGCCGCTGCGGGCCGTGACAACAGCTCCTGCGCCGGAAACCAATACCATCGTGCAGGCCGCATGGGCAACCGATGAAGCGGTGAGCCCGCTGTAG
- a CDS encoding PspA/IM30 family protein: protein MNIFSRLFKIGQSEAHSAVNQLEDPIKMTEQGLRDLRQDLDKSLHALAEVKAMVIRARNEGEAFRAKALDYENKAVLLLQRAHKGELPTAEADRLAGEALLKKTENEAQASRAATDQEKFAASAAQLDQNVQQLKQTMSQWENELKTLKARVTVSTATKTINQQLAQIDSSGTVALLERMKEKVATEEALAESYGQIAQESRSVDQEIDKALQQSGAGKAAADLQALKEKLGLDANAQ from the coding sequence ATGAACATTTTCAGCCGCCTCTTCAAAATTGGTCAGTCCGAAGCCCATTCTGCCGTGAATCAGCTCGAAGACCCCATCAAAATGACCGAGCAAGGGTTGCGCGACCTGCGCCAGGATCTGGACAAAAGCCTGCACGCCCTGGCCGAAGTAAAAGCCATGGTGATTCGGGCCCGCAACGAGGGCGAAGCGTTCCGCGCCAAGGCCCTGGACTACGAAAACAAAGCCGTGCTTTTGCTGCAGCGCGCCCACAAGGGCGAGCTGCCCACCGCCGAAGCCGACCGGCTGGCCGGTGAGGCCCTGCTGAAAAAAACTGAAAACGAAGCGCAGGCCAGTCGCGCCGCCACCGACCAGGAGAAGTTTGCCGCTTCGGCCGCCCAGCTCGACCAGAACGTGCAGCAGCTCAAGCAGACCATGAGCCAGTGGGAAAACGAGCTGAAGACCCTCAAGGCCCGCGTCACGGTGAGCACGGCCACCAAAACCATCAACCAGCAGCTGGCCCAGATTGACTCCTCGGGTACGGTAGCTTTGCTGGAGCGCATGAAGGAGAAGGTAGCCACCGAGGAAGCCCTGGCCGAGTCCTACGGCCAGATTGCCCAGGAAAGCCGCTCCGTTGACCAGGAAATCGACAAGGCCCTGCAGCAGAGCGGTGCCGGCAAAGCAGCCGCCGACTTGCAGGCCCTGAAAGAAAAACTGGGGCTGGATGCCAACGCACAGTAA
- a CDS encoding YdiU family protein: MSASAQPLENATFQNSFVEELRGDTSLNNSPRQVPGYHYSRVQPTPVADPRLLAWSEELAAELGLSQPPERGAAVEALAGNRVLETMKPFAARYGGHQFGNWAGQLGDGRAMSLGELPALNGTTREIQLKGAGPTPYSRRADGRAVLRSSVREFLCSEAMYHLGVPTTRALSLVATGDAVVRDMFYDGNARPEPGAIVARVAPTFVRFGNFQLLAATGEIDNLRLLADYVIRRHFPELGEPSPEVYERWFAQVCQRTAVMVAHWMTVGFVHGVMNTDNMSILGLTIDYGPYGWLEPYEPDWTPNTTDFATHRYAFGQQPRVALWNLMALAQALTPLISDPQALRPHLDDYVATFTAKRQELLRRKLGLGVVLTEDNALLDELLSALEAAQVDMTVYFRQLSHRTFDVLAGTASEATAWPALLADAAYPDSPAEGQDQLQQWLWRYMQRVRQETTAPDDIRAGMLAANPKYVLRNYLAQQAIEAAEAGDLAPLQRLYQVLKTPFAEQSEHEDLAAKRPEWAREKPGSATLSCSS, encoded by the coding sequence ATGTCTGCTTCCGCCCAACCCCTCGAAAACGCCACGTTTCAGAATTCCTTTGTGGAAGAGCTGCGCGGCGATACATCCCTGAACAATAGCCCACGCCAGGTGCCGGGCTACCACTACTCCCGCGTGCAGCCCACGCCCGTAGCCGACCCGCGCCTGCTGGCCTGGTCGGAGGAGCTGGCGGCGGAGCTGGGCCTGAGCCAACCGCCGGAGCGGGGCGCAGCCGTGGAGGCGCTGGCCGGCAACCGCGTGCTGGAAACCATGAAACCGTTTGCGGCGCGCTATGGCGGGCATCAGTTCGGCAACTGGGCCGGGCAGCTCGGCGACGGGCGGGCTATGTCCCTGGGCGAGCTGCCGGCCCTGAATGGCACCACCCGGGAAATCCAGTTGAAGGGCGCCGGCCCCACACCCTACTCACGCCGCGCCGACGGGCGGGCCGTGCTGCGCTCCTCGGTACGGGAGTTTCTGTGTTCCGAGGCCATGTACCACCTGGGTGTGCCCACCACCCGCGCCCTCAGCCTGGTAGCCACCGGCGACGCGGTAGTGCGCGACATGTTCTACGATGGCAACGCCCGCCCCGAGCCGGGCGCCATTGTAGCCCGGGTGGCGCCTACGTTCGTGCGCTTCGGCAACTTCCAGCTGCTGGCCGCCACCGGCGAAATCGACAACCTGCGCCTGCTGGCCGACTACGTAATCCGGCGGCACTTCCCGGAGCTGGGGGAGCCGAGTCCGGAAGTGTACGAACGGTGGTTTGCGCAGGTGTGCCAGCGCACGGCCGTGATGGTGGCGCACTGGATGACGGTGGGCTTCGTGCATGGGGTAATGAACACCGACAATATGAGCATCCTCGGCCTCACCATCGACTACGGGCCCTACGGCTGGCTGGAGCCCTACGAGCCCGACTGGACGCCCAACACCACTGACTTTGCCACCCACCGCTACGCCTTTGGGCAGCAGCCCCGCGTGGCCCTCTGGAACCTGATGGCCCTGGCCCAGGCCCTCACACCCCTCATATCCGACCCGCAGGCGCTGCGTCCTCACCTGGATGATTACGTAGCCACATTCACGGCCAAGCGCCAGGAGTTGCTGCGCCGTAAGCTGGGCCTGGGCGTGGTGCTGACGGAGGATAATGCCCTGCTGGATGAGCTGCTTTCGGCCCTTGAAGCAGCGCAGGTAGATATGACGGTGTATTTCCGCCAGCTTAGCCACCGCACCTTCGACGTGCTGGCGGGCACAGCCTCCGAAGCCACGGCATGGCCGGCGCTGCTGGCTGACGCGGCCTACCCCGATTCTCCGGCTGAAGGCCAGGACCAGCTGCAGCAGTGGCTGTGGCGCTACATGCAGCGCGTGCGGCAGGAAACTACAGCACCGGACGATATTCGGGCCGGAATGCTGGCGGCCAACCCTAAGTATGTGCTGCGCAACTACTTGGCCCAGCAAGCTATTGAAGCCGCCGAAGCTGGCGACCTGGCTCCGCTACAGCGCCTGTATCAGGTTCTCAAAACGCCCTTCGCCGAGCAGTCCGAACACGAGGACCTGGCCGCCAAGCGCCCCGAGTGGGCCCGCGAAAAGCCCGGCAGCGCCACGCTCTCGTGTAGTTCCTGA